Proteins from a genomic interval of Lolium perenne isolate Kyuss_39 chromosome 1, Kyuss_2.0, whole genome shotgun sequence:
- the LOC127345142 gene encoding uncharacterized protein → METATLTISSRCLAAAAASHGAHRRAAAEIVPRAGAKLRPQVRRLRALPPELSEILAPKLVPGSPADTGDFSAIIPISAVMLLFYFVTNWVFPAVIMKGMQPNAEDEAAAAEATSMASSSSPQGTDAVANGKVKKKRKKRRKAATEA, encoded by the exons ATGGAGACGGCCACCCTGACGATAAGCTCCCGGtgtctcgccgccgccgccgcctcgcatGGCGCTCACCGGAGAGCAGCGGCGGAAATTGTACCGCGTGCCGGGGCAAAGCTTCGGCCACAAGTGCGGCGGCTTCGTGCACTGCCGCCGGAGCTGAGCGAGATCCTCGCTCCCAAGCTGGTGCCGGGCTCACCCGCAGACACCGGCGACTTCTCCGCCATCATCCCCATCAG TGCCGTTATGCTGCTCTTCTACTTCGTAACCAACTGGGTATTCCCCGCGGTGATCATGAAGGGGATGCAGCCCAACGCCGAAGACGAAGCCGCCGCTGCAGAAGCAACGTCCATggcttcgtcgtcgtcgccgcaGGGTACAGATGCCGTCGCCAACGGTAAGGTCAAGAAGAagagaaagaagagaagaaaagcAGCCACGGAAGCATAG